A single window of Ptychodera flava strain L36383 chromosome 3 unlocalized genomic scaffold, AS_Pfla_20210202 Scaffold_25__1_contigs__length_14229661_pilon, whole genome shotgun sequence DNA harbors:
- the LOC139125395 gene encoding uncharacterized protein, with translation MGTGTVQSCSTVRIYLANDPRIEYRSVLIVGYGLTSQLHRATQNRQPMSHRPYGTVMQRAQQPKKQYIRLRKNVMMVKSTWDFPWGEEIGDSEENSCSNVNSDPSRGSSSSSSSSSSSSSSSSSSSSSSSSSSSSSSSSSSSSWAGKDWRRRPVNIARRLRLMRSVIRITNTDELCCARTIVTAIAHIHHNSDPEWDPVQRGWQAQTRRAAELITQAGIPPGPSGNEELDKLQAVVPLYRIHVISDEKSAALIYQGHNTGEHNIYLYHHDNHYDVVTLMPAFLKKAYYCHNCNTAYEHKHEHVCEVFCKYCRTPSICPPADDKIYCKDCHCYFLGQQCFNNATSRHAENTLCQVIRRCKLCGVTINWEKRSKKKKHRCGEKYCRVCKQYEDSDHLCFIQPIGKKKKKRTGTVDNSDDQGDVFDFEVQEDDEEDSEEEMKYYFFDFECTQDGGVHVPNFCIVQSESCSEQVFHGPNTKQEFCDWALSEENSPGTFIAHNLQGYDGQFILQYCHENNVQPEVIINGTKIIRIFIPSLNIKFIDSYNFLPVALAQLPDMFELAELHKGYFPHFFNTAENQEYIGPLPDAQYYGPDGMKQHQREKFLRWYEEERSKNHPFNLKQELENYCRSDVDILRRSCLKFQDMFKQQNGVDPFRDCVTIASACNVVLRRNFLEKDTIGIIPDHGYIHRQNQSVIALQWLEWLAYKKNVNIQHVYNGGEKKIDRYWLDGYDEANNTAYEMHGCYYHGCPRCYEDDDIVNTKLEKTMGDLYQCTLDKMRFLRTNGFNVIEMSLFIHGIAFYGGRTNATRLYHECEGNEEIHYVDFTSLYPYVNKYCKYPIKHPEVRTKNIILPVQWYFGVAKCRVLPPRQLYFPVLPLRVDKKLMFPLCRSCADTKQQAPCEHSDDQRSFVGTWTTPELAKAVEKGYKVIKVFEVWHYRESEEYNRESQTGGLFTNYINTFFKLKQESSGWPSWCQTEDDQDRYIREYHEREGILLDKTKIHRNQGQRTLAKLMLNSMWGKFAQVTTFSTASVHPRTCRTLPVTHK, from the exons TATGGGCTGACTTCACAGCTCCACAGAGCAACTCAAAATCGGCAACCCATGTCTCATCGGCCGTACGGAACTGTGAT GCAAAGAGCACAGCAACCAAAGAAGCAATATATCAGGCTGAGAAAAAATGTAATGATGGTGAAGAGTACATGGGATTTTCCTTGGGGTGAAGAAATTGGTGATAGTGAAGAAAACAGCTGCAGCAATGTGAACTCAGATCCGTCACgcggtagtagtagtagtagtagtagtagtagtagtagtagtagtagtagtagtagtagtagtagtagtagtagtagtagtagtagtagtagtagtagtagtagtagtagtagct GGGCAGGAAAGGATTGGAGAAGGAGACCTGTCAACATTGCCCGTCGACTCCGATTGATGAGGAGTGTCATCCGCATCACTAACACAGATGAACTGTGCTGTGCAAGAACAATAGTGACGGCAATTGCTCACATTCATCACAACAGTGATCCTGAATGGGACCCAGTACAAAGGGGATGGCAGGCACAGACAAGGCGTGCAGCTGAACTCATCACTCAGGCCGGTATTCCACCAGGGCCAAGTGGAAATGAAGAACTTGACAAGTTGCAAGCTGTCGTACCATTATACAGGATCCATGTCATTTCTGATGAGAAATCTGCTGCACTCATTTATCAGGGACATAATACTGGAGAACACAACATATACTTGTACCATCATGACAACCACTATGATGTGGTGACGTTGATGCCTGCATTTTTGAAGAAAGCCTACTATTGTCACAACTGCAACACAGCATACGAACACAAGCATGAACATGTTTGTGAAGTTTTCTGCAAATATTGCCGTACTCCCTCCATCTGTCCGCCTGCTGATGATAAAATCTACTGTAAAGACTGTCATTGTTACTTTCTTGGTCAACAGTGTTTCAACAATGCAACCAGTCGTCACGCTGAAAACACTCTATGTCAGGTCATCCGTCGTTGCAAGTTGTGTGGTGTAACCATCAATTGGGAAAAGAGAAGTAAAAAGAAGAAACATCGTTGTGGTGAGAAATACTGCAGAGTCTGCAAACAATACGAAGACAGTGACCACTTGTGTTTTATCCAGCCTATTggcaagaaaaagaagaagaggaCCGGCACAGTAGATAACAGTGATGATCAGGGTGATGTGTTCGACTTCGAAGTCCAAGAAGATGATGAAGAAGATAGTGAAGAAGAAATGAAGTATTATTTCTTCGACTTTGAATGTACCCAAGATGGTGGAGTCCATGTCCCGAATTTTTGCATCGTCCAGTCTGAGTCTTGCTCAGAGCAAGTTTTCCATGGTCCTAACACTAAACAAGAATTCTGTGATTGGGCACTTTCTGAAGAAAACTCCCCCGGCACTTTCATAGCACACAATCTTCAAGGATACGATGGTCAGTTCATTTTGCAGTACTGCCATGAGAATAATGTTCAACCTGAAGTCATTATCAATGGAACCAAAATCATCCGCATTTTCATCCCCAGTTTAAACATTAAATTCATCGACTCCTACAATTTCCTCCCTGTGGCGTTGGCTCAACTTCCCGACATGTTTGAACTGGCTGAACTGCACAAAGGTTACTTTCCCCATTTCTTCAACACAGCGGAGAATCAAGAATACATCGGTCCTCTCCCAGATGCACAATACTACGGTCCTGATGGTATGAAACAACATCAGAGAGAAAAATTCCTGAGATGGTACGAAGAAGAGCGATCGAAAAACCATCCTTTCAACCTGAAACAAGAACTTGAGAACTACTGTAGAAGCGATGTAGACATCTTAAGGAGGagttgtttgaaatttcaagatatGTTCAAACAACAGAATGGTGTGGATCCATTCAGGGATTGTGTGACCATCGCATCAGCCTGCAATGTCGTTCTACGCAGGAATTTTCTCGAGAAAGATACCATCGGGATCATTCCAGATCACGGCTACATCCACCGACAAAATCAATCTGTCATTGCGCTGCAGTGGTTGGAGTGGCTTGCATATAAGAAGAATGTCAACATTCAACATGTATACAACGGGGGTGAGAAGAAAATTGATCGATATTGGCTAGATGGGTATGATGAAGCAAACAACACTGCTTATGAGATGCACGGTTGCTACTACCATGGTTGTCCGCGATGTTACGAAGACGATGATATCGTCAACACCAAACTAGAGAAGACCATGGGTGATCTCTACCAATGTACCCTCGACAAGATGCGATTTCTACGCACCAATGGCTTCAATGTGATCGAAAT GAGCCTCTTTATCCACGGGATTGCCTTCTATGGTGGTAGAACCAATGCAACGAGGCTTTACCATGAGTGTGAGGGTAACGAAGAGATTCACTATGTCGATTTCACAAGCCTCTACCCTTATGTCAACAAGTACTGTAAGTACCCCATCAAGCATCCGGAAGTCCGCACCAAGAACATCATACTGCCTGTTCAGTGGTACTTTGGTGTTGCCAAATGTCGAGTGTTGCCACCACGGCAACTTTACTTTCCTGTTCTCCCCCTCAGAGTGGATAAGAAACTGATGTTTCCCCTATGCAGAAGCTGTGCGGATACCAAACAGCAGGCACCGTGTGAACATAGCGATGACCAACGATCCTTTGTGGGAACTTGGACAACACCAGAGTTAGCAAAAGCTGTGGAGAAGGGGTACAAAGTCATCAAAGTGTTTGAGGTGTGGCACTACCGAGAAAGTGAAGAGTACAACAGAGAGTCACAAACAGGTGGGCTCTTCACCAATTACATCAATACCTTCTTTAAGTTGAAACAAGAGAGCAGTGGTTGGCCTTCATGGTGTCAGACGGAAGATGACCAAGACCGATACATCCGTGAGTACCATGAGAGAGAAGGTATCCTACTTGACAAGACTAAGATTCATCGAAATCAAGGTCAGCGAACATTGGCAAAACTGATGCTGAATTCCATGTGGGGCAAGTTTGCTCAAGTAACAACTTTCTCCACAGCTTCAGTACATCCAAGAACCTGCAGAACTCTTCCGGTTACTCACAAGTGA
- the LOC139125393 gene encoding uncharacterized protein F54H12.2-like, with protein MISNPSPTYPYRALLETLLNYGKEAKDTHIGSALFFKDYHLKMDEVDPTKEGGEVNKGLKNRYAFTSGSQVVDMVGPIHSDLFFQPKYLMNGVELRLKLNRSKNAFSLVSSAENPGFKAVVTEATLLIRKIKLSPSVQLGHAEALKQGPSKYPIHRCVMKVLSIPGGTMSFNKDHIFLGQLPKRVVLGLVDNDAFNGSYKKNPFNFKHYDMTSLVLNVSGKQVPSKPLKLDFTKAGGQSFIMAYYSLFTGTNKIGRDEGININRYEYDNGYTLFAFDLTPDLSADGGHLNLVKEGNLGIELQFRQALPNTVNLLVYGELDNIIEIDRDRNILFDY; from the coding sequence ATGATATCCAACCCTTCCCCTACTTACCCCTACCGAGCCTTGTTGGAGACCTTGTTGAATTATGGTAAGGAGGCCAAAGACACCCATATCGGTTCAGCCCTCTTCTTCAAGGACTATCACTTGAAAATGGATGAAGTGGACCCCACTAAAGAAGGTGGAGAAGTGAACAAGGGACTGAAAAACCGATATGCCTTCACGTCTGGCAGTCAAGTTGTCGATATGGTAGGACCCATCCATTCGGATCTCTTCTTTCAGCCCAAGTATCTAATGAATGGTGTCGAATTACGTCTCAAACTCAATAGAAGCAAGAATGCCTTCTCCCTTGTGAGCTCTGCAGAAAATCCAGGCTTCAAAGCTGTAGTCACCGAAGCCACACTACTGATCAGGAAAATAAAACTCAGTCCATCGGTACAGCTGGGCCATGCAGAAGCTTTAAAGCAGGGACCGTCCAAGTATCCCATACatcgttgtgtgatgaaggttcTGTCTATTCCTGGAGGCACCATGTCCTTCAACAAAGACCACATCTTTCTGGGACAGCTACCTAAACGTGTGGTCTTGGGTCTGGTGGACAACGATGCCTTCAACGGTTCATACAAGAAGAATCCTTTCAACTTCAAACATTACGACATGACGTCGCTGGTCCTTAATGTCAGTGGAAAGCAAGTTCCGAGCAAACCCCTGAAACTGGACTTCACAAAAGCAGGTGGTCAATCATTCATCATGGCCTACTATTCCCTGTTTACCGGGACGAATAAAATAGGCAGGGATGAAGGAATCAACATCAATCGCTATGAATACGACAATGGATACACACTGTTTGCATTTGATCTCACACCGGACTTGTCTGCCGACGGAGGACATTTGAACCTGGTCAAAGAAGGCAACCTGGGCATCGAACTGCAGTTCAGACAAGCCCTGCCAAATACGGTGAATTTACTCGTGTATGGCGAACTGGATAACATCATTGAAATCGACAGAGACCGCAATATCCTCTTTGATTACTGA